Proteins encoded within one genomic window of Pieris brassicae chromosome 12, ilPieBrab1.1, whole genome shotgun sequence:
- the LOC123717193 gene encoding uncharacterized protein LOC123717193 isoform X3, which translates to MSMADVTSARSTPAPDACPECDTAASVTSDLHKYQVACTCKPASAQYACADDPGPPPPAKTDTPPALPPRPPTSVLATTNRRNNASVGCNGNETSCRRKKYAWWCCGCGALAAALGGLLAAQHILLRAYTASPHHLETVPAAVPAAMLVLTGVCIMSLARRRNRYSYMIKVVGACCLVCALTCVLVTITTTVIHMNKLQTLKFCEYTKLTRTCSCFSMPPDSQHSSDDDGVRCVFEGVTDCGVVHGALYWCLRGVFALSVTAVLVCIFSCMLAYQLLSHERKKMYWEQLELRCRSLYRPPTGQAAPATGRPAQNNCSCCAQCHTTQPAWDFSLQHRFWAPGRIGNLYSPNPGSGRKTSPWSWFPWPRGNSQNSRCRMDGVPQSGDSAYGFCETEQAQNPPQSYDERAYPNFNQPFQRGQNSGTFPQTSQFESAQFSQSAQFSQSGQFAQSAQFQPQNFQPGQIGYQEGFSEGNTSFDAQTGVWGPPPPYSPQGRSGSRHHLHHQDPATTTLLHHHHIDVHRTINPHELPNVQPHTCSRSSYHSQERINPELVRINPDLVRINPELVRVNPELVRMHPDLARLNPEYRLNQELQMYPQEEGQERFNTLRGHLVPYRNCPRSLGLSAGNIHRDCRDDVIECVHQKSSSKVSDQSGECCQKQGKENLAFQNDKQSPIRSSMQDCHRGVNQNTESEVYFADVSSCCNADCCVNPNLSALVGTIENHPESTSESDTGSFTLTRQQRPQPQVGSKRRPRQTDKKLEKMRPDLNSSIRLTEQQIDQLNSSMRMSDRNIERIERIDSRDRLHDRSDRMNDSRIDRSDRINDSRIDRSDRMNDSRLDRSDRINDSRIDRSDRMNDSRLDRSDRMNDSRVDRCDRHNDSRIERMNDSRIDRCERMNDSRIDRSDRLNDSRVSRVVERIDMDASDSRDRLNDSRVERISESSRIERMERTNDSRDRTSDILNESRGSRFEDRRMSDLNSSIRIEGSPKMRPHISPLKIKRSPKTQIEREFAPINSPLSPNTDESLLSDEDGRPEIVYSNEPEAKCLGPDSQYEPENINKEELKTNHHHCYSDTNTMDSGWQSGSEKQVTD; encoded by the exons ATGTCTATGGCGGACGTGACGTCAGCGCGGAGCACGCCCGCGCCTGACGCGTGCCCAGAGTGCGATACTGCTGCATCCGTCACATCGGATTTGCATAAG TATCAAGTAGCTTGCACATGCAAACCTGCGTCAGCGCAATACGCATGCGCAGACGATCCAGGCCCACCGCCCCCCGCGAAAACTGACACTCCCCCTGCGTTACCACCAAGACCCCCTACAAGTGTGCTGGCAACAACTAACCGACGGAATAatg CATCCGTAGGCTGCAATGGCAACGAGACGTCATGCAGACGGAAGAAGTACGCATGGTGGTGTTGCGGTTGTGGTGCCTTAGCTGCCGCGTTGGGTGGCTTGCTTGCTGCCCAGCACATATTGCTACGGGCCTACACTGCTTCACCTCATCACTTAGAAACTGTTCCAGCTGCTGTACCGGCTGCtatg CTGGTGTTGACCGGAGTTTGTATAATGAGCTTAGCCAGGAGAAGAAACCGGTACAGCTATATG ATTAAGGTGGTCGGAGCGTGTTGTCTGGTCTGTGCGTTGACTTGCGTTCTCGTTACCATCACAACGACCGTCATACATATGAACAA GCTTCAAACGCTTAAATTTTGCGAATACACGAAGTTGACCCGAACCTGCTCGTGTTTTTCAATGCCACCTGACTCACAGCACAGTAGCGATGATGATG GAGTTCGGTGCGTTTTCGAAGGCGTAACCGATTGTGGAGTTGTCCACGGAGCCTTATATTGGTGTCTTCGAGGTGTTTTCGCCTTATCTGTGACTGCAGTACTCGTCTGCATATTCAGTTGTATGCTTGCTTATCAGCTGCTTAG CCATGAACGGAAGAAGATGTATTGGGAGCAGCTGGAACTCCGTTGCCGGTCTTTGTATAGACCTCCAACAGGACAAGCTGCCCCCGCTACTGGGAGACCTGCACAG AACAACTGCAGTTGTTGTGCGCAGTGTCATACAACGCAGCCCGCTTGGGACTTCAGTTTGCAACATCGATTTTGGGCGCCTG GTCGTATAGGAAATTTGTATTCGCCAAATCCAGGGTCAGGAAGAAAGACTTCTCCGTGGAGCTGGTTCCCATGGCCGAGGGGAAATAGTCAAAA TTCTCGCTGCCGCATGGATGGCGTTCCACAGTCGGGTGACAGCGCGTACGGATTCTGTGAAACGGAACAAGCTCAAAACCCGCCTCAATCCTACGACGAACGAGCTTATCCCAACTTCAATCAACCCTTTCAACGGGGACAAAACTCTGGCACATTCCCTCAGACGTCACAGTTCGAATCCGCCCAATTCAGTCAGTCGGCTCAGTTCAGTCAGTCGGGCCAATTCGCCCAAAGTGCCCAGTTTCAACCGCAAAACTTTCAACCGGGTCAAATTGGGTACCAAGAAGGCTTCTCTGAAGGCAATACCAGTTTCGATGCCCAAACTGGAGTTTGGGGACCACCACCACCGTACAGCCCTCAAGGAAGGAGTGGCAGCAG ACACCATCTTCATCACCAAGATCCAGCGACAACGACCCTTCTTCATCACCATCACATAGACGTACACAGAACCATAAACCCACACGAACTCCCAAACGTGCAACCGCACACGTGCTCGAGAAGCTCTTATCACAGCCAAGAACGAATCAACCCGGAATTAGTCAGAATCAATCCCGACTTAGTCAGAATTAACCCGGAATTAGTCAGAGTGAACCCGGAATTAGTTAGAATGCACCCGGATTTGGCGAGACTGAATCCGGAATACAGGCTAAATCAAGAATTGCAAATGTATCCTCAAGAAGAAGGCCAGGAGAGGTTCAACACCTTGCGGGGTCATTTGGTTCCATACAGGAACTGTCCCCGGTCTTTGGGGCTCAGTGCTGGAAACATACATCGGGATTGCAGGGACGATGTAATAGAGTGTGTTCACCAAAAAAGCAGCAGTAAAG tttCAGATCAGAGCGGCGAGTGTTGTCAGAAACAAGGCAAGGAAAATTTGGCTTTTCAAAACGATAAACAATCTCCGATCAG gtcttCCATGCAAGACTGTCACCGTGGAGTGAATCAGAACACGGAGTCTGAGGTTTATTTTGCCGACGTGTCCAGTTGTTGTAAC GCGGATTGTTGTGTAAATCCGAACTTATCAGCTCTAGTTGGCACAATAGAGAATCACCCAGAATCAACTTCGGAATCAGACACTGGGTCATTTACCTTAACAAGACAACAGCGGCCACAACCGCAAGTCGGTTCCAAACGTAGGCCAAGACAAACAGACAAAAAGTTAGAAAAAATGAGACCGGATTTGAATAGTTCCATTCGTTTGACAGAACAACAGATTGATCAACTAAATAGTTCTATGAGGATGAGTGATCGAAATATTGAGAGAATTGAACGAATCGATTCTAGAGACAGATTACACGATAGGAGTGACAGAATGAATGATTCCAGAATTGATAGAAGCGACCGAATTAACGATTCCAGAATTGATAGGAGTGACAGAATGAATGATTCCAGATTGGATAGAAGCGACCGAATTAACGATTCCAGAATTGATAGGAGTGACAGAATGAATGATTCCAGATTGGATAGAAGTGACCGAATGAACGATTCTAGAGTTGATCGTTGCGATAGGCACAATGATTCCAGAATTGAAAGAATGAACGATTCTAGAATCGATCGGTGTGAGAGAATGAACGATTCTAGAATAGACAGAAGTGATAGACTGAACGATTCAAGGGTTTCAAGAGTCGTCGAAAGAATCGATATGGATGCAAGTGATTCGAGGGACAGGCTGAATGATTCTCGAGTCGAACGTATCAGTGAATCGTCGAGAATTGAGCGAATGGAACGGACGAATGACTCAAGAGACCGAACGAGCGACATATTGAACGAATCGAGAGGGAGTCGATTTGAAGACAGACGAATGTCAGATTTAAACTCCAGCATCAGGATCGAGGGAAGTCCAAAAATGCGTCCGCACATAAGCCCGTTAAAGATTAAACGCAGTCCCAAAACTCAGATAGAAAGAGAGTTTGCTCCAATAAATTCACCTTTATCGCCAAACACAGACGAGTCGTTATTGTCTGATGAAGACGGACGTCCGGAGATAGTTTATTCAAATGAGCCGGAGGCAAAATGCCTTGGTCCTGATTCACAGTACGAGCCAGAGAACATAAATAAGGAAGAGTTGAAAACAAACCACCACCATTGCTACAGCGACACAAATACCATGGATTCGGGATGGCAAAGTGGTTCTGAGAAACAAGTAACTGATTAA